The Lepus europaeus isolate LE1 chromosome 6, mLepTim1.pri, whole genome shotgun sequence genome includes a window with the following:
- the LOC133762337 gene encoding phosphatidylinositol 3,4,5-trisphosphate 3-phosphatase TPTE2-like, translated as MSFPSSGKQSFYRNPIKEVVRFLDTKHPNHYRVYNLCSEKAYDPEYFHNRVQRIMIDDHNVPTLSEMVVFAKEVNMWLAQDKENVVVIHCKGGKGRTGTMVCVCLIANQLFGTAEDSLSFFGHQRIDQTTSTKYHGVETPSQHRYVGYFEKVKRLHHWTLPPRKILQPKKIIIHSIHSVGKGDGSDLKIQIITMKQTVFSCSSSKNCKIFHDIETDKVIIELLNWPILYDDVKVRFLSRNLPKYYDKCAFFFWFNTAFIENNRLYLRRNELDNPHKQKAWNIYGPHFAVEIYFNTT; from the exons ATGTCATTTCCATCTTCTGGTAAACAGTCTTTCTACAGGAATCCAATTAAG GAAGTTGTGAGGTTCCTGGATACCAAACATCCAAACCACTACCGTGTCTACAATCTATGCA GTGAAAAAGCTTACGATCCTGAATATTTTCATAACAGAGTCCAAAGAATCATGATTGATGATCATAACGTCCCTACTCTCAG TGAGATGGTGGTGTTTGCCAAAGAAGTAAATATGTGGCTGGCTCAAGACAAGGAAAATGTCGTAGTGATTCACTGCAAAGGCGGCAAAG ggaGAACTGGGACCATGGTCTGTGTTTGCCTCATTGCTAATCAGCTCTTTGGTACTGCAGAG GATAGTCTTTCATTCTTTGGACATCAACGAATAGATCAAACCACCAGCACCAAATATCACGGAGTGGAAACTCCCTCTCAA CATAGATATGTAGGCTACTTTGAAAAGGTGAAGCGTCTCCACCACTGGACTCTCCCACCCAGAAAAATCCTTCAgccaaaaaaaatcatcattcatTCAATTCATA gTGTTGGGAAAGGTGATGGAAGTGatctaaaaattcaaattataacaATGAAACAGACAGTCTTTTCATGTTCATCTTCTAAAAACTGTAAG ATATTTCATGATATCGAAACTGACAAAGTCATTATTGAATTGTTGAACTGGCCTATCTTATATGACGACGTTAAAGTCAGATTTCTCTCTCGG AATCTCCCCAAATATTATGACAAATGTGCATTCTTCTTCTGGTTCAATACAGCTTTCATAGAAAACAACAG GCTGTATCTAAGACGAAATGAGTTGGACAACCCACACAAACAAAAAGCCTGGAACATCTATGGTCCACATTTTGCAGTTGAGATTTATTTCAATACTACATGA